From the Thermovirga lienii DSM 17291 genome, one window contains:
- a CDS encoding flagellar hook-basal body protein (PFAM: Domain of unknown function (DUF1078); Flagella basal body rod protein~TIGRFAM: flagellar basal-body rod protein FlgF; fagellar hook-basal body proteins~COGs: COG4786 Flagellar basal body rod protein~InterPro IPR020013: IPR019776: IPR001444: IPR010930~KEGG: tai:Taci_1148 protein of unknown function DUF1078 domain protein~PFAM: protein of unknown function DUF1078 domain protein; flagellar basal body rod protein~SPTR: Flagellar basal-body rod protein FlgG;~TIGRFAM: fagellar hook-basal body protein), protein MFRGIYKVISAMLVQQSKVDVASNNLANVNTTGFFKEILTQKALPAGELVREEKGSGGESAREVVGETNLGVVVAETAMDATPGVVKSTGNPLDCAIKGKGFFQLSDGQNLFYTRAGNFTLDSEGRIVTPSGLFLMGEGGPIEVGDAQEVTIREDGSVIADGEVVGVIALYDFERPSFLRRLGHSLFSATPDSGEAILQESVSLAVGALEGSNVNVVEEMARLIEASRAYEAASKSFESENETAQKMVETFGV, encoded by the coding sequence TTGTTTAGGGGTATATATAAAGTCATATCGGCTATGTTGGTGCAGCAGTCCAAGGTGGACGTGGCTTCCAATAACTTGGCCAACGTCAACACTACAGGTTTTTTTAAGGAAATACTGACCCAGAAGGCGTTGCCCGCAGGGGAGCTTGTCCGCGAGGAGAAAGGCTCAGGAGGGGAAAGCGCCAGAGAGGTGGTAGGGGAGACCAACCTGGGAGTAGTGGTAGCCGAGACAGCAATGGATGCTACCCCAGGGGTTGTTAAGAGTACAGGCAACCCTTTGGATTGTGCAATAAAGGGCAAGGGTTTTTTTCAACTTTCCGACGGTCAAAACCTGTTTTACACCAGGGCTGGTAATTTCACCTTGGATAGTGAGGGAAGGATCGTAACGCCATCGGGGTTGTTTCTCATGGGGGAAGGGGGCCCTATTGAGGTGGGCGATGCTCAGGAAGTGACTATTCGGGAGGATGGATCGGTGATAGCTGACGGGGAGGTTGTTGGCGTCATAGCACTGTACGACTTTGAAAGGCCCTCCTTTCTACGTCGATTGGGTCATAGTCTTTTTTCGGCTACGCCAGACTCTGGTGAGGCAATTTTACAGGAGTCTGTGTCTTTGGCCGTGGGGGCATTGGAGGGTTCCAACGTAAACGTCGTTGAGGAGATGGCTAGGCTCATAGAGGCTAGCAGAGCCTATGAGGCCGCCTCCAAATCCTTTGAATCGGAAAACGAGACAGCCCAGAAGATGGTGGAGACCTTCGGAGTGTAG
- a CDS encoding flagellar motor switch protein FliN (PFAM: Surface presentation of antigens (SPOA)~TIGRFAM: flagellar motor switch protein FliN~COGs: COG1886 Flagellar motor switch/type III secretory pathway protein~InterPro IPR001172: IPR012826: IPR001543~KEGG: tjr:TherJR_1529 CheC, inhibitor of MCP methylation / FliN fusion protein~PFAM: surface presentation of antigens (SPOA) protein~SPTR: CheC, inhibitor of MCP methylation / FliN fusion protein;~TIGRFAM: flagellar motor switch protein FliN), producing MDEEKRQNEQQPNPEEQVEAPKEEKQGSSEGGSEAKEQEISPDLSMEELEAISKGLEGLEDEGTATDIPDLESMGQDAQLSIDELIASVKASSNFDFTPGGQVPTKEQPKAQPASFPDISQGAQGFVPSAAVDEKIDLLMDIPVKITVVLGRTKKTIGDILAIEPGAVIELDRQVGEPVEITVNDRPIFKGEVVVIEENFGVRITEIVEKQGKK from the coding sequence ATGGATGAAGAAAAAAGGCAGAACGAACAACAACCAAACCCAGAGGAGCAAGTGGAAGCTCCAAAGGAAGAAAAGCAAGGTTCTTCCGAGGGAGGAAGTGAAGCAAAAGAACAAGAGATTTCTCCTGACTTGAGCATGGAGGAATTGGAGGCCATATCCAAAGGACTTGAGGGCTTAGAGGATGAAGGCACAGCGACTGATATACCCGATCTAGAAAGCATGGGCCAAGATGCCCAGCTTTCCATAGATGAGCTAATAGCAAGCGTCAAAGCTTCCTCAAACTTTGATTTCACGCCGGGGGGGCAGGTTCCTACGAAAGAACAGCCCAAAGCTCAGCCCGCGTCCTTCCCCGATATAAGTCAGGGGGCTCAAGGGTTCGTGCCTTCGGCAGCGGTAGATGAGAAGATAGATCTTTTGATGGACATACCCGTGAAGATAACGGTGGTTCTCGGTAGGACCAAAAAGACCATAGGGGACATCCTTGCTATAGAGCCAGGTGCAGTCATAGAATTGGATAGACAAGTGGGAGAGCCTGTGGAGATAACGGTGAACGACAGGCCCATCTTTAAAGGCGAAGTGGTCGTAATAGAGGAGAACTTTGGAGTCCGAATCACCGAGATAGTTGAAAAGCAGGGTAAAAAGTAA
- a CDS encoding MCP methyltransferase, CheR-type (PFAM: CheR methyltransferase, SAM binding domain; CheR methyltransferase, all-alpha domain~COGs: COG1352 Methylase of chemotaxis methyl-accepting protein~InterPro IPR000780~KEGG: tai:Taci_0862 MCP methyltransferase, CheR-type~PFAM: MCP methyltransferase CheR-type~PRIAM: Protein-glutamate O-methyltransferase~SMART: MCP methyltransferase CheR-type~SPTR: MCP methyltransferase, CheR-type) — MEEKVYPAGEGYDLFKKKVAQLTGIDLNIYKYQIHRRVHTLMRNWNISSYEDYYDLIKKDEEKRREFLDYITINVTEFFRNPNRWDCLRDKILPELKDLAGNRPLKMMSAGCSSGEEPYSLAIMATECNLKFEVVAVDVDEGILKKAKEGVYKEEQLINISSSVKNKYFEKLGPDKYRIKDVIKSNVKFKKLNLLEDSLPKGFHLVLCRNVVIYFSAETKEKLYRDFNKILLKGGYLMLGPTEQIFGYENMGFKYSGFAFYKKVAEAEQVVKVENQ; from the coding sequence GTGGAGGAGAAAGTATATCCAGCTGGTGAGGGTTACGACCTTTTCAAGAAAAAGGTAGCTCAGCTTACAGGGATAGATCTTAACATCTACAAATATCAAATTCATCGGAGAGTTCACACTCTCATGAGAAACTGGAACATCTCGTCATACGAGGATTACTATGACCTCATAAAAAAAGATGAGGAAAAAAGAAGAGAGTTTTTGGATTATATAACCATAAATGTGACGGAGTTTTTTAGGAACCCCAACAGATGGGATTGTTTAAGGGACAAGATCTTGCCGGAGCTCAAAGATCTGGCAGGGAATAGGCCCTTGAAGATGATGAGCGCAGGGTGCTCTTCGGGCGAGGAACCTTATTCTTTGGCCATTATGGCCACCGAGTGTAACCTAAAATTTGAGGTCGTGGCGGTTGACGTAGATGAGGGGATTTTAAAGAAAGCCAAAGAAGGGGTTTATAAAGAAGAGCAGCTTATAAACATCAGCAGTTCAGTCAAAAATAAGTATTTTGAGAAACTGGGACCTGACAAATATAGGATAAAGGACGTAATTAAAAGTAACGTAAAGTTCAAGAAACTCAATCTTTTGGAGGACTCTTTACCTAAAGGTTTTCATCTCGTTTTGTGCAGGAACGTTGTCATATATTTTTCCGCAGAGACAAAGGAGAAGCTGTACAGGGATTTCAACAAGATACTGTTAAAGGGCGGCTACCTGATGCTAGGTCCAACGGAGCAGATCTTTGGGTATGAGAACATGGGGTTCAAATATTCGGGGTTTGCATTCTATAAGAAAGTGGCCGAAGCGGAACAGGTGGTGAAGGTTGAAAATCAATGA
- a CDS encoding hypothetical protein (InterPro IPR019897~KEGG: aha:AHA_3590 aspartate racemase~SPTR: Valine--tRNA ligase): MQEAINKIQRELEYPITEVKWDQSYYDVTFDPLEKIHYFYVPREGAVPEIVKLRNFCHSYLAEKVNPLFSAIVVEYDEALPERAFESIIWPTFCVSRAWFADGLMYELCPDDAKEWMRAKVEAVRAAFSDGGVQANLRDALEIALIVAEAKDLCGERVEVTGKSRDFVDAFIEVNPRNATVEGLEALNAKLLKLAGDFDVELVFNKKMNMHVWRCKGASMG, from the coding sequence TTGCAGGAAGCCATCAATAAAATTCAAAGGGAGCTTGAGTATCCTATAACAGAAGTGAAGTGGGACCAATCCTATTACGATGTTACCTTTGATCCTCTAGAAAAGATACACTATTTTTATGTTCCACGAGAAGGGGCCGTGCCTGAAATAGTGAAGCTGAGAAATTTTTGCCACAGTTATCTAGCGGAGAAAGTAAATCCTTTGTTTTCTGCCATAGTGGTGGAGTACGATGAAGCATTGCCGGAGAGGGCCTTCGAGTCGATTATATGGCCAACATTTTGTGTTTCCAGGGCATGGTTTGCTGATGGCTTAATGTACGAGCTTTGTCCCGATGATGCAAAGGAGTGGATGAGGGCTAAGGTGGAAGCGGTGAGAGCGGCGTTCTCCGATGGTGGAGTTCAGGCTAACCTGCGAGATGCTCTTGAGATCGCTCTTATTGTTGCGGAAGCTAAAGACTTGTGTGGTGAGAGAGTGGAGGTAACGGGTAAAAGTAGAGATTTCGTAGATGCTTTTATTGAAGTTAACCCGAGAAATGCCACCGTGGAGGGCCTTGAGGCTTTAAACGCTAAACTTCTTAAATTGGCCGGTGACTTCGATGTGGAGTTGGTTTTCAACAAAAAGATGAATATGCATGTTTGGAGGTGTAAGGGCGCTTCCATGGGGTAG
- a CDS encoding GTP-binding signal recognition particle SRP54 G- domain protein (PFAM: SRP54-type protein, GTPase domain~COGs: COG1419 Flagellar GTP-binding protein~InterPro IPR003593: IPR000897~KEGG: tai:Taci_1314 GTP-binding signal recognition particle SRP54 G-domain protein~PFAM: GTP-binding signal recognition particle SRP54 G- domain~SMART: AAA ATPase~SPTR: GTP-binding signal recognition particle SRP54 G-domain protein) — translation MRIVKEIEFEAKTEKEAFDKVRQRLGSDGVILSIQTVKVPFFLPFLKKTKLVVRAGIVEEEKKPSYSSVDRELERKQIEVFKALLEFKGNLGGKEKIRGRTLEELAENVEDEVEIALSQPSFGSKGGRDPFPPKKQESSLRLKEVLEGEIPTSVLSHIFGEALEEDVPISLWMNREKEGFFMSKGEGSLMEALGGRKIMIVGPTGVGKTTTIAKIAALAIQEGLPVVLLSSDNYRVAAVEQIRTYARVLNVPLEVINTGSELVPILRNYPEESLFIMDTAGHGFRESDRLSHIKGVYEHFVPDKVHIAVSATMKFQDVKLAFESVRTHVAIDGVILTKVDETQMPSSLLWVPKFMGVPLSFVTTGQNVPRDIHVASCDFVTSCFLAGVNSVV, via the coding sequence ATGAGAATAGTTAAGGAAATAGAATTTGAAGCCAAAACGGAAAAGGAAGCATTCGACAAAGTAAGACAGAGGCTGGGAAGTGACGGTGTAATATTGTCAATCCAGACAGTGAAAGTACCTTTTTTCCTGCCCTTTTTGAAGAAAACCAAATTAGTAGTTAGGGCAGGCATAGTGGAGGAGGAAAAGAAACCGTCATACAGCTCTGTGGATAGGGAGTTGGAGAGAAAACAGATAGAGGTTTTTAAGGCTCTCTTGGAGTTCAAGGGTAATCTAGGGGGCAAAGAAAAAATAAGGGGCAGGACCCTGGAGGAATTGGCAGAAAATGTGGAGGATGAGGTGGAGATAGCCCTATCTCAACCTTCTTTCGGTTCGAAGGGTGGTAGGGATCCTTTCCCGCCCAAGAAGCAGGAAAGTTCCCTCAGGTTGAAGGAGGTTTTGGAGGGCGAAATTCCCACATCGGTTTTGTCCCATATTTTCGGGGAAGCATTGGAGGAAGATGTGCCTATTTCTCTTTGGATGAATAGAGAGAAGGAAGGCTTCTTCATGAGCAAAGGAGAAGGTTCCCTCATGGAGGCTTTGGGTGGCAGAAAGATCATGATAGTTGGACCCACAGGTGTTGGGAAAACTACAACCATAGCCAAGATAGCGGCATTGGCTATCCAGGAAGGGCTCCCGGTGGTGCTTTTGTCCTCGGACAATTACCGTGTTGCCGCAGTGGAGCAGATAAGGACTTACGCCAGGGTTTTGAACGTGCCTTTGGAAGTGATCAACACTGGCTCCGAGTTGGTGCCTATCTTGAGAAACTATCCTGAAGAGTCGCTGTTCATCATGGATACCGCAGGGCATGGATTCAGGGAGTCTGATCGGTTGTCTCACATAAAGGGTGTTTACGAGCATTTTGTGCCTGATAAGGTGCATATTGCCGTTTCGGCTACCATGAAGTTTCAGGATGTCAAGCTAGCTTTTGAAAGCGTAAGGACTCACGTGGCTATTGATGGAGTCATATTGACAAAGGTAGATGAGACCCAAATGCCGTCCAGTTTACTTTGGGTGCCTAAGTTTATGGGGGTGCCTTTGTCGTTTGTCACCACAGGGCAGAACGTGCCGAGGGACATACATGTGGCTTCTTGTGACTTCGTGACCTCATGTTTCCTGGCGGGGGTGAACAGCGTTGTATGA
- a CDS encoding flagellar basal-body rod protein FlgB (PFAM: Flagella basal body rod protein~TIGRFAM: flagellar basal-body rod protein FlgB~COGs: COG1815 Flagellar basal body protein~InterPro IPR006300: IPR001444~KEGG: tai:Taci_1340 flagellar basal-body rod protein FlgB~PFAM: flagellar basal body rod protein~SPTR: Flagellar basal-body rod protein FlgB;~TIGRFAM: flagellar basal-body rod protein FlgB) has translation MFDDKVWLVSKVSAGALAKRFKAVAQNIANVNTPGYKRKEVEFEKTLKEALQGTDKVQLEVTNERHIGGGRKLQDLSAEAFKEKRVSGESYRLDGNNVDPEVEMAKMMETRLAYDGVLRMMAKRVDMLKTAMGGK, from the coding sequence ATGTTTGACGACAAAGTATGGCTTGTGAGCAAGGTGTCGGCTGGTGCTCTGGCGAAGAGGTTCAAGGCCGTTGCTCAGAATATAGCCAACGTCAACACCCCAGGTTACAAAAGAAAGGAAGTGGAGTTCGAAAAGACCTTGAAGGAGGCTCTCCAGGGGACGGATAAGGTTCAGCTTGAGGTCACTAACGAAAGGCATATTGGTGGCGGACGGAAGCTTCAAGATCTCTCTGCTGAGGCCTTCAAGGAGAAGAGGGTTTCAGGAGAAAGCTATAGGCTTGACGGCAATAACGTGGACCCCGAGGTGGAGATGGCCAAGATGATGGAGACCAGATTGGCCTATGATGGAGTCCTACGTATGATGGCTAAGAGAGTGGATATGCTCAAGACTGCCATGGGAGGTAAGTAG
- a CDS encoding flagellar basal-body rod protein FlgC (PFAM: Domain of unknown function (DUF1078); Flagella basal body rod protein~TIGRFAM: flagellar basal-body rod protein FlgC~COGs: COG1558 Flagellar basal body rod protein~InterPro IPR006299: IPR019776: IPR001444: IPR010930~KEGG: tai:Taci_1339 flagellar basal-body rod protein FlgC~PFAM: protein of unknown function DUF1078 domain protein; flagellar basal body rod protein~SPTR: Flagellar basal-body rod protein FlgC;~TIGRFAM: flagellar basal-body rod protein FlgC), translating into MKIFKAIDIAGSGLTAHRAMMDVISENLANANTTRTPDGGPYQRKVPVFEEKLDEAMGASGVKLKEVATDQSAPRMVYDPGHPDANEEGYVAYPNVSVVREMADMMTASRAYEANLEVVKSAKAMLEASLDLLKG; encoded by the coding sequence ATGAAGATATTTAAGGCCATAGACATAGCAGGTAGCGGTCTTACCGCCCATAGAGCTATGATGGATGTTATCTCTGAGAACCTGGCTAACGCAAACACCACCAGAACGCCGGATGGAGGCCCATACCAGAGGAAAGTCCCAGTGTTCGAGGAAAAGTTGGATGAGGCGATGGGAGCCTCAGGAGTCAAGCTTAAGGAGGTTGCCACCGATCAATCTGCACCAAGAATGGTGTACGACCCCGGTCATCCTGATGCCAACGAAGAAGGCTATGTAGCATATCCCAACGTGTCAGTGGTACGCGAGATGGCCGACATGATGACGGCAAGCCGCGCATACGAGGCCAACTTAGAGGTGGTAAAATCAGCCAAAGCCATGCTGGAAGCCTCTTTGGATTTACTTAAAGGTTAA
- a CDS encoding hypothetical protein (InterPro IPR013026~KEGG: tai:Taci_0944 hypothetical protein~SPTR: Putative uncharacterized protein), with amino-acid sequence MSSKFRVIVSLLFLILCFDLSTGYAEERLKLPEAQRMYGFAAFVSAYQYALEDKIDEALEKLEVAIKWDPYLVEYYLLKAFCMYNLGRFDEAVTNLNFYLEVRNKDFFAKSFLEDVREKKVYVKNAITKGVPVDQVLLGNSFALWEELGVSPLDRFIPYMPGRPVCSGENLFFTDQIRGKLYIYQKDDDREKWEKKEVFDVGKGILKAIPLGAQELALLFDTGLLKLTRWNKDKGKLEETHEVDLDLSSPSDGVSIGGGIIGVAERIEGRVSFIRAATGENIYSWSPPDVKNFKPVSLAVHGPILAVGDASSMRVYLFDLVDRKIIREFSFEAPPRAVELFNSSEGAVLTEDGSLYIISAIKDQAELLAKKIFPEAWFLFNMEGKVYATDTRLFKGSSLKLIAKKGYLVMRAPSKEGSFWKVEARVVIPFGKVELENVILQGVIEGQLAEVEVLEKTATPESVVRIEAPLSLEDKELQLVASRASVLAIKGSALPKDTASLIRLGNFALAKGIKIFILPDNAIPEVEKVRLAEITGGGLLMDEESNMLKGGVMKLKISSASTPNVPGSRDDSGLLVLGRIGPTTVEGRIPFWSSFIQF; translated from the coding sequence ATGAGCAGCAAGTTCAGAGTAATAGTGAGTTTGCTTTTTTTAATACTTTGTTTCGACCTTTCCACTGGCTATGCGGAGGAACGGCTGAAGTTGCCGGAAGCGCAGCGAATGTACGGTTTCGCTGCGTTTGTTTCTGCTTATCAATACGCCCTGGAGGACAAAATCGATGAGGCCTTGGAGAAGCTGGAAGTTGCCATTAAATGGGATCCTTACCTGGTGGAGTACTATCTTCTGAAGGCATTTTGTATGTACAACCTGGGCAGGTTTGATGAAGCCGTCACAAATCTCAACTTTTATCTGGAAGTAAGAAACAAGGATTTTTTTGCTAAGTCCTTTTTGGAGGACGTGAGGGAGAAGAAAGTTTACGTAAAGAACGCCATCACAAAGGGGGTTCCGGTAGATCAAGTTCTTCTCGGCAACTCCTTTGCCCTGTGGGAAGAGTTGGGGGTTTCGCCCTTGGATCGTTTTATCCCCTACATGCCTGGGCGGCCTGTATGTTCAGGTGAGAACTTGTTCTTCACGGATCAGATCAGGGGCAAGCTGTACATCTATCAAAAGGATGACGACAGAGAAAAGTGGGAGAAAAAAGAGGTATTTGATGTAGGCAAGGGGATATTGAAGGCTATACCTTTGGGGGCTCAAGAGCTTGCGCTGCTCTTTGATACTGGCCTTTTGAAGCTTACTAGATGGAATAAAGATAAAGGAAAGCTGGAGGAAACACACGAGGTAGATCTTGATCTTTCATCTCCTTCCGATGGGGTTTCCATTGGTGGTGGAATTATAGGGGTTGCAGAGCGGATTGAGGGAAGGGTTTCTTTCATAAGGGCCGCAACTGGAGAAAATATATATTCTTGGTCGCCTCCGGATGTGAAAAATTTCAAGCCCGTATCTTTGGCCGTGCACGGTCCCATATTGGCCGTAGGGGACGCGTCCTCCATGAGAGTGTATCTTTTTGATCTAGTGGACAGGAAGATCATAAGGGAGTTTTCCTTCGAAGCTCCTCCCAGGGCAGTGGAACTTTTTAACTCCTCTGAAGGGGCAGTTCTGACAGAGGATGGTAGTTTATATATCATCTCGGCGATTAAAGACCAGGCAGAACTTTTAGCGAAAAAAATTTTCCCGGAAGCTTGGTTTTTGTTTAACATGGAAGGAAAGGTCTACGCAACGGATACCAGGCTTTTCAAAGGTTCAAGTCTTAAGTTGATAGCTAAAAAGGGTTACCTGGTCATGAGGGCCCCTTCTAAGGAGGGTAGTTTTTGGAAGGTCGAAGCAAGGGTTGTCATACCCTTTGGTAAAGTGGAACTTGAAAATGTAATTCTTCAGGGGGTTATAGAGGGACAGCTTGCCGAAGTGGAGGTCCTAGAAAAGACAGCCACCCCAGAGTCTGTGGTCAGAATAGAAGCTCCCTTATCGTTAGAGGATAAGGAACTTCAGCTTGTGGCTTCTCGCGCTTCAGTACTGGCGATCAAGGGTTCTGCCTTGCCTAAAGATACGGCAAGTTTGATTCGTTTAGGTAACTTTGCCCTAGCAAAGGGCATTAAAATTTTCATATTACCTGACAATGCTATACCGGAGGTTGAGAAAGTACGTTTGGCTGAGATCACTGGGGGAGGATTGTTAATGGATGAGGAAAGCAACATGCTTAAAGGAGGGGTAATGAAGCTAAAGATCAGCTCTGCGAGCACACCCAATGTTCCAGGATCTAGGGACGATTCAGGTCTTTTAGTTTTGGGAAGGATAGGACCAACCACGGTGGAAGGCCGCATACCCTTCTGGAGTTCCTTCATCCAGTTTTGA
- a CDS encoding MotA/TolQ/ExbB proton channel (PFAM: MotA/TolQ/ExbB proton channel family~COGs: COG1291 Flagellar motor component~InterPro IPR000540: IPR002898~KEGG: tai:Taci_1326 MotA/TolQ/ExbB proton channel~PFAM: MotA/TolQ/ExbB proton channel~SPTR: MotA/TolQ/ExbB proton channel) — MDMMALGFLAVTILLVVGGIVLGGAPGAFINIPSMLITVGGTLGAIGIATPKKDFFKIPQTVKEAFSKEEFMDLISLMDILVEMARKARAEGLLALEEEISKIDNDFIRKSAQLVIDGTPPETVKAIMDAEIDITERRYAVSKRAFDLMAELAPAFGMLGTLIGLIQMLRNLDTPEALGPGMAVALITTFYGSFIANVIAIPISKKISARASDAILSMEIIVEGILSIQSGENPRLVEEKLKIFLPREEREKLAARKASGRASREVAKEAEEPASA, encoded by the coding sequence ATGGACATGATGGCCTTGGGCTTTTTGGCAGTGACCATACTTCTGGTAGTGGGCGGGATAGTCCTTGGAGGGGCCCCAGGGGCCTTCATAAATATACCCTCCATGCTCATAACGGTTGGAGGCACCCTAGGAGCCATAGGAATAGCTACGCCTAAAAAGGATTTCTTCAAAATCCCTCAGACGGTCAAGGAAGCCTTTTCCAAGGAAGAGTTCATGGATTTGATCTCCCTTATGGACATACTAGTGGAAATGGCCAGGAAAGCCCGAGCGGAGGGCCTGTTGGCCCTGGAAGAAGAAATAAGCAAAATCGACAACGACTTCATAAGAAAGTCAGCTCAACTGGTCATAGACGGCACTCCCCCTGAGACAGTAAAGGCTATAATGGACGCAGAAATAGATATAACTGAACGAAGGTATGCAGTCTCCAAAAGAGCTTTTGACCTGATGGCAGAGTTGGCACCAGCTTTCGGCATGTTGGGAACCCTCATAGGGCTTATTCAAATGCTCCGCAACTTGGACACCCCGGAAGCTCTGGGGCCAGGCATGGCGGTGGCTCTTATAACCACCTTCTACGGATCCTTCATCGCCAACGTTATCGCCATACCCATATCAAAGAAGATCTCTGCTCGTGCATCTGATGCCATCTTGTCCATGGAAATAATCGTGGAAGGTATACTCTCCATCCAATCAGGAGAAAATCCAAGATTGGTGGAAGAAAAGCTCAAGATATTCCTGCCAAGGGAGGAGCGGGAAAAGCTTGCGGCGAGGAAGGCCTCGGGGAGAGCCTCAAGGGAAGTAGCAAAAGAGGCGGAGGAACCTGCTTCAGCATAA
- a CDS encoding hypothetical protein (KEGG: gwc:GWCH70_1116 hypothetical protein~SPTR: Putative uncharacterized protein) produces MVKGLAKFLKVFKILAIMIAAVIGLGVGLYVGGGIYPFIDRVGPALEKFPWVGQKVYPLVEKLSPPLTGFERRLKELEQEKAFILEQQKLLEEREQALERKRQELEKERAALKKQMDRLKAEAAASQKDKKESISDMVGEAVAEMPASKAAKILSKLPLPEVMQLLEIMDSEQRMQVLSKMAPELASKIIYYARMKGEEKRAD; encoded by the coding sequence ATGGTGAAGGGACTGGCTAAATTCCTCAAGGTCTTCAAAATTTTGGCAATTATGATTGCGGCTGTGATCGGTTTGGGAGTGGGCCTCTACGTGGGTGGAGGTATATATCCTTTTATCGACCGCGTTGGGCCTGCTTTGGAGAAATTTCCTTGGGTGGGGCAGAAAGTTTATCCTTTGGTGGAGAAGTTATCTCCTCCCCTTACAGGGTTTGAAAGGCGCCTTAAGGAGCTTGAGCAGGAAAAAGCTTTCATATTGGAACAGCAAAAGCTTCTGGAGGAGAGAGAGCAAGCTTTGGAGCGGAAAAGGCAGGAGCTGGAGAAAGAAAGGGCAGCTCTGAAGAAACAAATGGATAGATTGAAGGCAGAAGCGGCAGCCTCACAGAAAGACAAAAAAGAATCTATCTCCGATATGGTTGGAGAAGCTGTTGCTGAGATGCCGGCGAGCAAGGCTGCAAAGATATTGTCCAAGTTGCCCTTGCCGGAGGTTATGCAGCTTTTGGAGATCATGGATTCGGAGCAGAGGATGCAGGTTCTTTCAAAGATGGCGCCTGAATTGGCTTCGAAGATAATATATTACGCGAGAATGAAAGGCGAAGAGAAAAGGGCCGATTAG